A single window of Phycisphaerae bacterium DNA harbors:
- a CDS encoding DUF2294 domain-containing protein has translation MEVSIKSREEIESAISQGVGRFEQEYMGRDPKDIRAHLIGDLIVVRLIGFLSAAEKHLVMSHPNEKGRNLLKYARAQLIEAARPALEAIIEMITGTKVLSLHHDISTDTGEKVVIFTLAESPTKTQFA, from the coding sequence TTGGAGGTTTCTATCAAATCGCGAGAAGAAATCGAATCCGCCATATCCCAAGGGGTCGGCCGGTTCGAGCAAGAATACATGGGCCGGGACCCCAAAGACATTCGCGCCCACCTGATTGGCGATCTCATCGTGGTGCGCCTTATTGGCTTCTTGAGCGCGGCTGAAAAGCACCTGGTCATGTCGCACCCAAACGAAAAGGGGAGGAACTTGCTCAAATATGCCCGGGCTCAACTGATCGAGGCGGCGCGGCCGGCGCTGGAAGCCATCATCGAAATGATAACCGGAACGAAGGTGTTGAGCCTGCACCACGACATCAGCACCGACACAGGCGAAAAAGTCGTTATCTTCACCCTCGCTGAGTCACCCACGAAAACTCAGTTTGCTTAA